The Leifsonia xyli genomic sequence GGCGCGCTGCGACGCCGCCGTGCTGTTCGCGCGAGGGCGGGTGGAGGCGGTCGGCCGTCCCGCGGACGTCATCGCCGAGTACGAGACGGCGCTCGCATGCTGAGCCTCTATCGGCCGGGGGACGGCATCCTGCACCGGATGCCCGCAGGTCCTAAGCTGCTGCTCCTGCTGGCGCTGGTGCTCGCCGTGTCGCTGCTGCCCTCGCGCTGGTGGGCGGCCGTCGTCGCCGCCGGTGCCGTCGTGGTCGTCTACGCTTGCGCCGGCCTGCGCGACGGCATGCTCGGGATGCGCGAGCTCGCACGCCAGACGGTGGCGCTCCGCTGGCTGATCGTCGTCACCCTCGCGCTGCAGCTGATCTTCCTCGGACCGGAGGCGGCGGTCGCCAACACGACCCGCGTCACCGGCGCCGTGTTGCTGGCCGGCCTGCTGTCGCTGACCACGCGCGTGAGCGACCTGCTGGACGCGGTGGAGCACGGACTGCGCCCGCTCGACCGCCTCCGCTTCGACTCGGAGCGAGCGGCCGTGCTGCTGACCGTGACGATCACGACCGTCCCCGTGCTCGCGCGGCTCGCGGGAGAGGTGCGGGAGGCGCAGCGGGCGCGCGGCGTCCGCCCGGGCGTACGCTTCTTCGCGGTGCCGTTCCTCATCCTGTCGCTCAAGCACGCCGACCAGCTCGGCGAGGCGCTGTCCGCGCGCGGCGTCCGATGACGCGGCCCCGTGTGCTCGGGCCGGTCGTCGACGACGAGACCCGCTGCATCCACTACCGGTCGCCGCTCGACGTGATCGCGATCCGCTTCGCCTGCTGCGGCGAGTTCTACCCGTGCCACCTCTGCCACGCGGAGGCGGCCGGCCATCCCGCGCGGCAGTGGCCCCTCGCCGACCGCGACCGGGAGGCCGTCCTGTGCGGCGTCTGCGGCAGCGAGCTGACCATCGCCGAGTACCTCGCCGCCGACGCCTGCCCCCGCTGCGCCGCCCCCTTCAACCCCGGCTGCCACCTCCACACCCACCTGTACTTCGAGGTCTGAACGCACGAACGACCCCGGAGCAGGGCTCCGAGGTCGTTCGTGTCACCTGCCGGTCAGAACCAGCCGAAGATGCGGTCCAGGAGGTCGATCAACCAGTCGATGACGGGGATGCCCGTCGACGGCTTGTCCGCCTTGACCTTGAGGGTGGTCCAGCCGACGACACCGTTGGACGCGTTCTGCACGGACAGCTTGTGCTGGCCGTTGCCGGCGTCCTTCGGGAGGGTCAGCTTCACCACGCCGCTCGCGGGCACCTGCACCCAGCCGCCGCTGATGTTCTGCGGCTTCGAGTACAGCCAGACCGACACCCACTCGCCGGCGTGCTTCGCGCCGACGGTGACCAGGACGGTGTCGCCCGGACGGTAGGTGTCCTTGTCGACGGTGACCTTGTCTTCGAGCGCCTTGGTGAGCGCCGACTCCTTGGCCGCCTTCGGGTCGGTGCCCGGCTTCGGATTCGTCGGGGCGTCCGCCACGGCGAGCGGCACGCGGACCGTCGTCCCCGAGTCCGGGGCGGTCAGCACGAGGGCGCTCGCGCCGGCGGCGTCGGCCGGGACGGTGAACGTCACGGTCGCATTGCCGGCCGCGTCCACCGGCGCGCTGCCGATCGCCGTCTTGCCGTTCCAGGAGAGGTCGAGCTTCGTGTTCGCCGGGCTGCCGAGCGAGGTGAGGTTCAGCTTGGACACCTGGAGGGTGACCTGCTGACCGCGCTGCAGGGTGCCGGCCGGCACGCCGCTCACGCCGACGCCGAGCTTCTCGAAGCTGGGCGAGAGCGGGCTGTTCTTCTGGATGTAGCTGATCCAGGCGTCCCGGTCGATGAGACCGGAGTCCTTGGTGTTGGTCCCCGCCGCGAAGGCGCGGAAGTTGTCACCGCCCTGGAGAAGGAACGAGAACGACCCGATCCGGTACGACTTCGCCGGGTCGATCGGCGCACCGTTCACCAGGATGCTGGTGATGCGGTCGCCCTCGGGCCGGGTGACGTCGTAGGTGTAGTGGACGTTCTTCGACAGCCCCAGGTTGAGGAACGGCCGGCTCGGCACGGTGCCGTCGGCGTTGCGCTGCCACTGCTGCTCGAGCGCCTGCTTGAACTGGGCCCCGGTGAGGGTCGTGGTCCACAGGTTGTTCACGAACGGCAGCACCGCGTTGGCCTGGGCGTAGGTGACCGATCCGTCGGTGCCGAAGAGCAGCTCCGCACGCAGGCCGCCCGGGTTCACGACGCCGATCTCGGCGCCGCCCTGGTCGGCCGGCGACAGCGTGGCGAGCAGCGAGTCGGCCACCAGGTTGCCCAGGGTGGACTCGCTCGACCGGTCGTCGCGCGCGCCGTTCAGGTAGGCGGTGGTGATGTCCTTCGTCACCGTGCCGACCTTCTGGTTGCCGATCACCGCTGCATCGGCGAGCGCCTTGTCGACGATCGTCTTGACGGCGGCGACCCGCGGGTACGCGGCGACGAGGGAGGCGTCGGCGTCGGTCGTGCGGGCGACGTTGCGGGCGGTGTACGCGGTGACCCCGTCGGTCTCCGGGTCCACCGTCAGCGTGATCTGCCCGATGTTCTCGCCGTAGCTTCCGGTCTGGAGGATCGGGCGCGTCTTGCCCGTCACGCCTGGGATGGGCGCATCCCACGCGTACTGCTTGTGCGTGTGACCGGTGAAGATCGCCGCGACCTTGGCGCTCGTCTTGGTGACGATGTCGGCGAAGGCGCCGCCTGCCGCGACCTCCTGGTCGAGCGTGGCACCCTCGGGCGTGCCGAAGCCGGCGCCCTCGTGGTACTCCGCGACCAGCACGTCGGCCTCGCCGTTGGCGGGGTCGCCGTCGGTGAGCTCACCCGCAACGCGGTTGACCGCCTCCACCGGGTCTCCGAAGTCGAGCGTCGAGACGCCGCCGGGCGAGACCAGCGTGGGGGTCTCCTGCGTGACGGCGCCGATGACGCCGACCTTCAGGCCGTCCACGTCGAACTCCGCGTACTCCGGCAGCGCTGGGGTCTTGGTGCCCTTCTCGTAGACGTTCGCACCGAGATACGAGAAGTCCGCCGCGTCCTTGACCCGGCCGGTGAGGTCCGCGTAGCCCTTGTCGAACTCGTGATTGCCCACCGCGCTCGTCTTCAGGTCGAGGGCGTTCAGCACGTCGAGGGTCGGGATGTCGCCGGCCGAGGCCGAGGCGAACAGGGAGGCGCCGATGTTGTCGCCCGCCGAGAGGAAGAGCGAGTCGGACTCGCCCGCCTCCGCGCGGAGCTTCTCGATCGTGCCGGCGAACTTCACGGTGTTGGCGTCGATCCGGCCGTGGAAGTCGTTGATGTTCATCAGGTTGAGCGTCACAGGCTTCGCCGCAAGGCCAAGGCCCACCACGATCGGGTCGTGGTCGGAGGACCGGTACGGGTCGGCCGCGTAGAAGTTCGTGACGTTGTAGTTGTAGCGGCTGTACTCCAGCGCCACCGACTCACCCGAGTTGATGTTCCAGACGTCCGCGCCGGTGATGGCCGCGTTCGCCGCGGGCGACGCGAGCACGTGGTCCAGCGAACCGGTGGTACCGCCGAAGGAGTAGGTCGCCTTCGAGGTGCGGGTGCTGACCTGATCGACGTAGCCGGCGTCGGTCAGGACCGTGATCGGGTCCTCCTTGAGGTACGCGTTGAAGTCGCCGATGAGGAGCACCTTGTCGGTCTTCAGCGCCGCCTTCCGCTCGTCGGCGAAAGCGACCAGCGCGTTCGCCTGCTTGATGCGGGAGGCGTTGGACGCGCCCTGGCCGTCACCCTGGTCCGCGTCGGCGCCCGAGCCGGAGCCCTTCGACTTGAAGTGGTTCACGATCGCGAGGAACGCCTGCGAATCCTTCTCGCCGACCTTCTTGAAGGCCTGCGCGAGCGGCTGACGGGCGTTCGAGAACGCCGGGTCGTCGAGGATCTTCGAGTCGCCCACCGGGACCGCGTTCGCCTTCTTGTAGATGAACGCGGTGCGGATGACGTCCTCCGTCGCGGGGAGCTGCGAGGGCGACTTCACGAACGCCCACACCTCGGAGCCGGCGGCCGCGTTGAGCGCGCCGACGAGGGTGGAGAGGGCCGAGTCGCGGTCCTCGCCGAAGCGGGCCGAGTTCTCGATCTCCTCGAGCGAGACGACGTCCGCGCCGAGCCCGTTGATCGCCGCGACGATCTTGTCCTGCTGGCGCTTCAGGTTCTCCGCGTTCGCGGCGCCGCGGGCGTCGCATCCGCTGTTCACCGTGATGGGGTTGCCGTCGCGGTCGGTGTAGAACGTGCAGCCGCTGAGCTGGTCGCCGGTGGTGGTGAAGTAGTTCAGCACATTGAAGGTCGCGAGACGCAGGTCGCCTCCCACGTTCTCCGGGGCGGCCGTGCGGGTGTTCGTGAACGACACCGGCTGCACCGTCGCGGCGTTCGCCGGGGTGAGCTCGGAGGTCGGCTGGAACTTCCACGCGTTGTTGCGGTAGTCGAGGATGACCGGCTTCGTGAAGGTCACCGGCTCGCCGACCCGCACCGGGTTGTCGAGCGACAGGTACGGCAGCGGCTTCGACTTGTTCGCGTTGCTCAGGAAGTTGGTCGAGGCGCCGTCGTCGAGAGTGACCGCACGAGCCGCGTTGTCGGCCACCACGGCCGCGTACTCCGGGGTTCCGGGACGCGCGGCCTCGGTCGGCTGCACGAGCGTCTTGTCGCCCGCGGCCAGGCCGATCTCGCCGTACTGGTTGGCGGAGTACACGTCGGTGACGGTGAATGCGCCCTGCGGTGCGAGCAGCATCCCCTCGAGGCTCTCGCGCTGCGCCGCGGTGCCGGGCAGGCCGACCGTGGCGGGCGCCGGCGCGACGATGCCGGTCGCGTCCTGCTTGGCGACGGCGGTCGCGGTGATCTCGGTCAGTCCGTTGAATTCGCTGACCGCACCGGTGACCTTCACGTAGTCGCCGACGGCGACCGTCCCGGCGAAGGACGAGCCGAACACGAAGACCGCGTCGGACGCCGTGTGCGTCGCAAGGTCGACCGCGCCGCCGGTGCCCGGGGTCTGGAGGTAGAAGCCGTTGAAGCCGCCGGTCGCGTACTGCGCGGTGACGACGCCGACCGTGGTGACCGTCTGGCCGGCCTTCGGGCTGGCGTCGCCCGTGCCCTGGATCTCGGCGATCGGGGTCGTGTCGGCCGGCGTGCCCGGGTCCCCGGTGCCGGGGTCGCCCGTGCCCGGGTCGCCCGGGGCGGAGGCCGCGTTCTGCGGGGTGATCGTGGCGCTGAGGGCGAAGTCGGCGCTGTTGTCGTCGGTGTCCTTCGCGGCGCTGCGCACCAGCGACTTGACGTCGGTGTTGCCCGACGGCGCGGCGGCCTTCGCGGTCTCGAAGGTGTTGGAGGTGCCGTAGCCGAGGACGTCGGCGACGCTCGCGTTACCTGTCACCGAACCGGTCGGCAGGGTGAGGGCCGACGCGGACTTCGCGAGGATGAGGGTGCCGGTGGTGCCGCTGGGGTTCAGGGCGTTGCTCGCCACATCCGGGGTCGGCAGCGCCTGGCCGTTCGTGCCGTTGGAGCCGCCGCCGACGAGGTAGTAGCCCTTCGCCGCGATGGATCCGGTCAGCGGCACGACACCGGTGGACGCGGCCGTGCCGGTCGCCGGGCGGTACTGGAGGCTCCAGCCGCTCAGGCTGACGGCGCTGTCGCCCGGGTTGTAGAGCTCCACGAACTTGTTCGTGTAGGCCGCGCCGGCGCTTCCGCCGGAGAGGTAGGCCTCGTTGATGACGACACCGGTGCCGTCGGTGCTCGCGAAGGCGGGAGTGGCGACGAGCGCCCCGGCGGCGAGTCCGGCTCCGGCGATCGCGGCGGCGGCGGCGCGCGCCAGCCTGCCGAATCTGGTTGACATTGTTCTCCTCGGTCGGTGAGGTGCGGGATGAGTCCGCGGGCCACGGTAGGGAAGCTGTGGAACGGGACTGTTTCTCGTGTGTGAACGTACAGAAAACTCGTTCGGGGGTAGGACGCTCATTTGAGCACCGATCGGGTCACGTTCGGTTTGCGCCATGATGAGAGGCATGCGCATCGACGAGCTCGCCCACTTCCGGGCCCTGGTCGCCGAGGGCTACCCGGCCCTCGCGGCGGAGACCCTGGGCGTCTCGCAGTCGACGCTCACCCGCTCCCTCGCCCGCCTGGAGCAGGAGATGGGCGTCGAGCTGTTCGACCGCCGCCGCGGGCACCTCGAGCTCAACCAGTACGGCGAGATCCTGCTGGCCCACGCCGTGCGTGCGGAGTCGGAGCTGGACAACGCGCGCGCCCGCATCGAGGCGCTTCGCGACCCGTCCGGCGGAACCGTCTCACTGGCGTACGTATCGTCGTTCGGGGGGTGGCTCATCCCGCGCGTGATCAGCGAGTACCGCGCGCTGTTCCCCGACATCCGCTTCGTTCTGCGCGGCGGCACGGCCGACACCGTCCTGGATGCGCTGCGCGACGGAGCCGCCGACCTCGCCTTCCTCAGCCCCGACCCGCGCGACCCGGACATCGAGTGGAAGCCGCTCACCGCCGAACGGCTCGTGCTCGGCGTGCCCGAGGACCATCCCCTCGCCGGGCGGGACGCCGTGAGCGTGCCCGACCTCGACGCCTACGACCTGGTGGCGCTTCGGACCGGGTCCGGTCTGCGGCACATCGCCGACGCGTATTTCGCGGCGCACGGCGTGGTCATGAACCCGGTCATCGAGGTGACCGAGCTGTCGACACTGCGCGGACTCGTCCGCGACGGGGTCGGCGTCGCGCTCATCCCGGACACCCCTGCCGAGCCCGGGATCGTCGCGGTGCCGCTGCGCGACGAGGCGACCCGCATCATCGGCCTCGCCCGCAACCGCACCCGTTCGCAGTCGGCGGCGGCGGAGCAGTTCGCGCGCTTCGTGCACGAGGAGCTCGACTCTCTGGGGTGAGACTCCACACCCGGGACGAGTAGTCGCGCGTCAGCAGGAGTCGGCCCACAGCCGGCGCGGCCGCTCGGGGTCGGTGTCGTCCAGCAGGACGGACGCGACCTCGCGGGGCGCGCCGAGCGGGTCCTTCTGGCCGGTCGTCACGAACGACCAGTCGGGACTCCGCTCCGGATCGTGCTCGACCCACAGGGAGAAGTTCCAGAAGCCGCGGAATTCGGGAGTCAGCAGCCCCGCGCCGTCGACGACGAGCACGCCGTCGCGGGAGCGGAAAGGCGCGACGACGTCCTCCCGGAACACGTCTGCCGTCGTCCCTCCGGCCACTGTGAGGCGCTCGGTCTCCTGCCCCGCGTCGCGCAGCGCCGCCGCGAACGCGTCCGCCACCCGCGTCGGGTCGGCGTCCGGAACGCCGGTCACCGCGACGAACCGGGGCCCGCGGCCGTAGTGCTGCAGGAACTCCCCCGCCACCCCCGAGTAGAACTCGGTCTCCTGACCCTGCTGCGTGTCGGTCATGCGCTCCTCCTCGGCGTCCGTCACCCGGAACGCTACGCGCGCGCCCGCCATTCCGTCAGTCGTCGCGGTCGAGGGTGCCGATCTTCTTGCCGCTACTGTCGTACATCGTCATGACGTCGCCGTCGGCGGTGCCCTTGGTCGCTCCGGACAGCCAGGTGTCCACCCCCTCGCACGCCTTCTGCGTCATCGCAGCCGTGCCCAACTCGATCGTCATCCCGGAGATCGTGCCCTTGCCCGTCATCGTGTTGCAGCCGTCCGAGCCCGTGTACGAGCCGTCGCTGTTGATGGTGAGATTCGGCTGTCCCGTGTCCGTGCTTCCCCATTTGCCCGCCACCTGCGCCCCGTTGCCCTCGCTCTGCGAGCAGCCGGCCAGCATCAGGACGGCGAGGATGACCGCGCCCGCGGTCGTTCGTGCCCTGTTCATGGCCGGGAAGGTACGCGCGACCGCGTGCACGCGGCTAGACACCTTCCGCCTGGGCGTTCTCTGCGACCTCTCGCCAAGACGGCAATCGCGATATATCGTGTCCTCAGATCGTCGTCCGATGGGGAGGATCAGTCATGAACGACACTCGCGAAGACAACCTGCGGCCGCCGGAGGCCGTGCCCGAGCTGCCGGAGGAGCAGGCGGTGGGGATGGTCGCCGTCTCCGCCGAGCGCGAGGCCGAGCTGGAGACGCGCGCCCGCGAGTTCATCCGAGAGCTGGCCGCCGCCGAGCCCGGCTCGGATGCGTTCAACCGCAAGATCACGGGCTTCTCGCACCTGGGCGACGCGGAGATGCGGGCATCCAGCGACTCCTCCAGA encodes the following:
- a CDS encoding META domain-containing protein gives rise to the protein MNRARTTAGAVILAVLMLAGCSQSEGNGAQVAGKWGSTDTGQPNLTINSDGSYTGSDGCNTMTGKGTISGMTIELGTAAMTQKACEGVDTWLSGATKGTADGDVMTMYDSSGKKIGTLDRDD
- a CDS encoding multifunctional nuclease/2',3'-cyclic-nucleotide 2'-phosphodiesterase/5'-nucleotidase/3'-nucleotidase encodes the protein MSTRFGRLARAAAAAIAGAGLAAGALVATPAFASTDGTGVVINEAYLSGGSAGAAYTNKFVELYNPGDSAVSLSGWSLQYRPATGTAASTGVVPLTGSIAAKGYYLVGGGSNGTNGQALPTPDVASNALNPSGTTGTLILAKSASALTLPTGSVTGNASVADVLGYGTSNTFETAKAAAPSGNTDVKSLVRSAAKDTDDNSADFALSATITPQNAASAPGDPGTGDPGTGDPGTPADTTPIAEIQGTGDASPKAGQTVTTVGVVTAQYATGGFNGFYLQTPGTGGAVDLATHTASDAVFVFGSSFAGTVAVGDYVKVTGAVSEFNGLTEITATAVAKQDATGIVAPAPATVGLPGTAAQRESLEGMLLAPQGAFTVTDVYSANQYGEIGLAAGDKTLVQPTEAARPGTPEYAAVVADNAARAVTLDDGASTNFLSNANKSKPLPYLSLDNPVRVGEPVTFTKPVILDYRNNAWKFQPTSELTPANAATVQPVSFTNTRTAAPENVGGDLRLATFNVLNYFTTTGDQLSGCTFYTDRDGNPITVNSGCDARGAANAENLKRQQDKIVAAINGLGADVVSLEEIENSARFGEDRDSALSTLVGALNAAAGSEVWAFVKSPSQLPATEDVIRTAFIYKKANAVPVGDSKILDDPAFSNARQPLAQAFKKVGEKDSQAFLAIVNHFKSKGSGSGADADQGDGQGASNASRIKQANALVAFADERKAALKTDKVLLIGDFNAYLKEDPITVLTDAGYVDQVSTRTSKATYSFGGTTGSLDHVLASPAANAAITGADVWNINSGESVALEYSRYNYNVTNFYAADPYRSSDHDPIVVGLGLAAKPVTLNLMNINDFHGRIDANTVKFAGTIEKLRAEAGESDSLFLSAGDNIGASLFASASAGDIPTLDVLNALDLKTSAVGNHEFDKGYADLTGRVKDAADFSYLGANVYEKGTKTPALPEYAEFDVDGLKVGVIGAVTQETPTLVSPGGVSTLDFGDPVEAVNRVAGELTDGDPANGEADVLVAEYHEGAGFGTPEGATLDQEVAAGGAFADIVTKTSAKVAAIFTGHTHKQYAWDAPIPGVTGKTRPILQTGSYGENIGQITLTVDPETDGVTAYTARNVARTTDADASLVAAYPRVAAVKTIVDKALADAAVIGNQKVGTVTKDITTAYLNGARDDRSSESTLGNLVADSLLATLSPADQGGAEIGVVNPGGLRAELLFGTDGSVTYAQANAVLPFVNNLWTTTLTGAQFKQALEQQWQRNADGTVPSRPFLNLGLSKNVHYTYDVTRPEGDRITSILVNGAPIDPAKSYRIGSFSFLLQGGDNFRAFAAGTNTKDSGLIDRDAWISYIQKNSPLSPSFEKLGVGVSGVPAGTLQRGQQVTLQVSKLNLTSLGSPANTKLDLSWNGKTAIGSAPVDAAGNATVTFTVPADAAGASALVLTAPDSGTTVRVPLAVADAPTNPKPGTDPKAAKESALTKALEDKVTVDKDTYRPGDTVLVTVGAKHAGEWVSVWLYSKPQNISGGWVQVPASGVVKLTLPKDAGNGQHKLSVQNASNGVVGWTTLKVKADKPSTGIPVIDWLIDLLDRIFGWF
- a CDS encoding cobalt ABC transporter permease, yielding MLSLYRPGDGILHRMPAGPKLLLLLALVLAVSLLPSRWWAAVVAAGAVVVVYACAGLRDGMLGMRELARQTVALRWLIVVTLALQLIFLGPEAAVANTTRVTGAVLLAGLLSLTTRVSDLLDAVEHGLRPLDRLRFDSERAAVLLTVTITTVPVLARLAGEVREAQRARGVRPGVRFFAVPFLILSLKHADQLGEALSARGVR